The Vanacampus margaritifer isolate UIUO_Vmar chromosome 15, RoL_Vmar_1.0, whole genome shotgun sequence genome contains the following window.
CGCTAGCGTCAGTGCTTTGTGTCTTCATTGTGACATGGCttaaaagggaaagtcaacccaaaacttttctttagaatatgttctatgctaccccactagtctaaagcAGAATTCTAATTTGGGATTTGGTGTCCCATTTTGTCAATTAatgtagactaaaaaatgagATGGTTAaaagctaacaaccaatcatggctcacctgttttctggattttgcTGGGCTACATTTTTGGGTTGCCATCTCCTTTTAAATATGTTGTGACAGCTTGCTTTCTACTCGACATTGCAATGGCCATTTGTCAGATTATTGCCAATGACaaccaaccccccaaaaaaggagtTTTGAGTATTTGCCACTCACAAAACAACctgagtagattttttttccatctgatTTTGTTCTAGCGGATTTTGACGAGTCAGCTGCAGGATTTGAGGCCTCCATGAGGACGTCAATGAAGGACAGTCGCCTGCACTACTCACCAAGCCAGCACCTTTTTAAGGCACTACTActgaatgaaagaaaatgtgtacagtacacctgtaaaaagaaaagcacTGCCTGTCTTTAATTACCGTTGTAGTTGAGACACTGTTACCATAAAGTTGGCTAGTTCTCTATTTACcattacaatcattaaaaagagcaataagattacataaaacaaacaggAGCTAACCTTGTTAGCTTACCAGGCTAAGCATGCTAGTGCGGGTAGTAACTCGGTCCCACGTTAGTAGCACAACGTTAGCATTTTGAGCTAACATGGCTAATACATAACTTACCTGGGAGCAGTTAAAAGGTGTGCCTGTTGATTTTTGAGGGATTCAAATAACTGATTTTGATAAATAGAGCTTTTCGATGAATGCTTTCAGGATTTTCCATAATGCGTGAAGTTCATAACAAAGCCCTGCTATACTGTAGTTagattatttgtttgtgtgacgCATGATCCATGAgcccagtggttctcaactggTGGGTCACGGAAAGCTAGTAAAAATGCATTCGCattcgtatttttttttcattacaatatGGAGGCGTACCAGGTTCCCACATGGAACATATTAGCTAAATGACAGGAAACGTTACTCACTTCTGCTTAAGTCGCTAGTTTATGCTGTGAACAAACATAGTGCAGCTCAGCCTTTGACTCGCAGGCGCCATTTCAAAGGCTATTattaaagaaaaggaaaaaaagttggatcTTACCTTACATGAAAGTCTGGAGTGACAGTTGAGAACCACCACATTAGAATTTAGCTTTAGTATAACTTcagctgtagaaaaaaaaaatctattcactGTTCAATGTTTTGAGATTGATCCAAACCATTAACCATTTGAGGGTGTgcaatttaccccccccccccctcaagaaaaaacaatcaaaacaaaaacactcttAATTGACTATGTTTCACGTAACACTAGTTGTTTcaggtagtgatggcaaaatgaagcttcatgaagcacttgtgattatttttaagtcccctagatggtgctcttggcttaaatataaaggctagtgcaatggaaatgtattaaatttccactgcatcttccaaccaagagcaccatctaggggacttaaaagaaatcacaagtgcttcatgaaacttcattttgccatcactagtttCAGGGTTCAGTATTTtacgggcttttttttttttgtattatttattttgacaactGACATTTAAGGTCTTCAATGTTGTGAAGGGTTTTGGGTTCAATTACCGGTCATTTAATgcactgttttaaaaatgtagttttGGTTCTGGCATGTTTTAGTTCATTTAATGTTATATTTGCCGCCCATCCGTGACATACGGTATGCATCTGCACTTGAATCAAACCTGACACAAGCAtcttgtacatgtttttttctaaacatgTTGAATTACTCAAAAAATTATCACTTTCTAACTTGGGTTGTTTTAGATCAGTGTTTCTCACAAAAGCATTATTTATGATATGTTCTCACTTATCACCTTGAAAATGGGGCTGcgtttaaaataaatgactgaaatgTTGACCAAGATTGTGTTAAGggacttaataaataaaaaattataaccaACATGTTCCGTTTGTGGTTTGTATTGCATCACTACATGATCCTTCAtcgtaaaataatattttttttagttctggTAATAAAGAAACAAAGACACTGACCCCCACTAGCTAtcatcatttaattattttctgttaCAATCCTCCAAATGTACATCTTTTCGACATTTACAACAAACATTTACGTTTATAGTACTTTTACGCTGTTGCTATGGATACAACTCATTAAGAGCACAAATCTGATAAATAaccattcatactttttttttttttttttacaaaaaaaaaaatccaacaacgATATGGTAACATTTGTTATAGGTCGGGACATGCCAAgatttacagtatatgcaatGTGACATGATAAAGCAATCTTCAGAGATCCATTGGGGCAGCGGCTCATGCATTTCTTCACTAATGTGCATTTGATTATTGACGCTAGCTGCGCTTTTATTCACTGCTAAAAGTGTTTCtaaaaaaggtgtttttttttttttgttgcttttgtgcTCTCAATGAATGATGTCATAATATCTCAACAGGTATTCGACAATGCAGCAGTGACACAGGCGCGGGGGGGGACATAACCATGATCTGTATTTACTATGTCCTGAACATACACCATAGTTTCTGGTTAATCGTGTCAACAATTTATTTCATCTACAGTAGAAACTGCACTGACACAGACAAGGGTGTGAAATAATTTGCAGTGTTCATTTCTTTAGCTGACTGCGCCCACACGTAATGatgaaaatgcaaatgtttcgCAATTTAATCTGTTAAGCGTTAACAATCAAGACAAAAGCTCATGGACAAGTTCATCCTGGAAATGGCCAAAAAAGACCTTAAAATTGGCTGCTTCaagccaaaatggctgacttcctgtgtattGTCAGACAGGCGCTTTCTTAAAACGTTTGGTGGTTcaactcatgatagacatgcctaaaAACTTTCAATATCCTGCCTTTTGGCTGGGTTCTGTGCAAAAGGATCCCCGCCACAGACGCCTGATACTCAATTGCAATTAAGTAGATAAATAGCCGATCTATGAGGTAAtgcggcaaaaaaacaaaaatacaaataatactcAAACCTCAACATATTAAAGAAACAGCCTATATTTAGTACAGGGCTGGGGAATCTACCTACTGTGCGTGGGTCGAATATACTACTCACAAAAAATTGGGGATATTAGGTGAAAATTCTGGATAAACTGGTGTACTTAATTTGACCtgtaaacttttgaatgcacacaTCAAATTATCCTTAACTCTTAATGAATAGTATATAgggtgtgtgattttttttttttattcattaaaaaaactgaaactggCTCCCCACACTTGTGTCAGGGGTAAACAGGCCAAATGTGTTTAACATGGCAGCTGGTTGTAAGGGTGCTGCACGGTATACCAGTACTATAAAAGTACTACAAAAGTACAGTGATACctcaccgttaaaatgaaacatcaccatatatattaataattactTATAATCTTACAGTGCCCAATATTTttgaattgttaaaaaatactaattttaattaatgtgTTTTGCTATCTAAGACTCCATTGCTTTTACTgatattttagatttttgagTGGTGGTGTCGTTTCAGTATCCATATGAAGGTACTTTATGCAGGTGCAGTAtcgaagtcaaaattttggtacCGTGACATTAACATGTACAAGTGAAAGGACTGAAGAACGACTGGTGCGTTGAAATCTGCTAGCTCATCTCAATAAAATCGAAAGTTGTCGTTTTTGTGATCTCAAATGTCAACGCCATATTCAGTCTGTCCTTAGCGTATGAGTCAAGGGGATGTCTGTCTGGCAGTTAATGCAACATGGTACCTTGGCACATGACGATGGGCTTACAGTACAAGGGGCAGCGCATTCATCGGGTGATCGGGTGCAGGGCATTCGGGTGTGGAGGCCGGGAGGGGGTGGGGTGTTGACGGCGAACCCGGCCGCTTAGCTCTGGGCGGTTAGCCGCTGCTCCGTGAGCGACGCCTGGTGGGACACCGTCTTATTTTCGTGCGAGCGAAGCTTGGACACCACGTCGATGAACGCCCGGCTCTGGACTTCTTTGTGGAGGGGCTCTGAGAGAGAAGAGACCAGtttctttttcaaaacacaATCAATCCACAAGACTGACATGAATCcgtatgaactcatttgctcccaaaagcaatggtaggtattacaaaaaacggccagcaggtggcagcagagtatgagaggtcaatcagggccatgttgcaaaaagctctttccctagtgttttaaacaggtttgtgaataatgatgaaatttagctatattctaatgctaattgctgcaaaacggaaacagacacaaatacatatatttttcctaatgaaagaagagactctaatctttcttttggtaggttccatgtttttatagcaatagaacacaatattctgtaagcctggcaaaatcagtcaaaatccagtaaaacagccgggagtgaagggggttgcttctgtgaaaatggctgtgagtgaatgagttaatgtcaatAATGCCTCCACAAAGCCCACATATCCATATCTGAGAAGTGTCGTAAAACTCAGGTTTTTTTCATTCTGTGGAAGCCGTGTGGCATTATGTCACCTCAAGATGTTTGTTTGACAATAACAAGTGATTTAACATGATTTTGGGttggtatttttgtttttatgttggtGTCTAACAGTATATGATGgcaaatattattgttattattattatatacagtatcatACCAACTTGAAAAATGCCATGTTTGGTAACACAAGCAAGGTAGCGTTTCCCATTTCCTGAAAAGTAGTGATTTTGGAGATTATAAAAGGATCCCATCCCATAGCGACTAATAGATAAATTTAGCCCACGCTAGGTGATTTATCAAACCTGTGATGAATTGCGCCGTCTGATTTTGCATCTTCAAATATGCAGGATGGCAATGTAGGCCCAGTAAAAATCAAACGCAAACATCAAAATATGGCTTTTGCGCTGTTACTGGCTTCACCCAAATAATTGGAGCGATCAAATTCTTCCGTTTCCCTGTGATCtgttccactaacacttccgaTTCCATTACTTCATTTCCATCTCTCAAGTGTAAATAACCATCAGCACTACATTTGCTCTTTAAATAAAGTGCAATACTGATCGTCATATAGGCctgcaaaaataacaaaacgaAACCACTAtcttatgcgtgtgtgtgtggtctcacCAGAACCCATGACGGCACAGATGAGTATCATGGAATTGTATTTAATCTCCGGCGCACTCCTCTCATCCGACAGGAGCTTGTGAAGCACAGCAACGAGGTTCGCTCCCACAAAGTCCTTCTCTGCTGCAACTGTGAATTGATGATAAGAACAGTTCATCATTTTGGGCACTGATTCTAATTGCACGCAGGTCATTGTTCTCACCCAAATCTAGCGCCGCAATGAGACCCAGCGCCACCAGCGCTTCATTCTGCATGATCATGTGCTCactggttgccatggtgaccaaGTGCTTGACTCCTCCTCCCTGGATGACTGTCCTGATGACTtcctgaaaaagcacatttataaaatatatatattttatttacattttttaatcacaattaatcgcatgacttttatttatttttatttatttatatctgttctaaatgtacaataaaatgttttcaaactcttgttaacataaaagtggggggacatttttaaactaatagaaatatggctgcatcttcacaataattcataaaattgagtaaaaaaaaaaaaaagatgtacagacgctcccctacttacgaacattcgagttacgaacaacggtacatacgaacatttctgcgcgtacagtatgtcgaaaaatgttcggaaagaaatgctgtaagttagattttgtattgcgcgtagtgcttctttccgccgctaataccgacgcttggcgctgtgagagctcattggaggctgagcaacgtggcgaggaggaggaggaagaaaacgccggtccccatgaagcaggaaataacttttgaagccgattccagcgacgacgaagaatctctcatgatataaaatcctcctcttcctcctcctccatcatctccttaagcatcgagtacatcttccaaaagtaagttaaacttcattttatttatcttattacgtacatgtacatactgtgtgtgtgtctcgctctctctctctaacatacgtagtacagtacagtactgtacgtattctctccattttattaagtttttttcagtacaaaccaatgcaggttacttgtacaagccttaaacatacttatataaaccttcaatatacttatataggctttaaacataaattataatacaaaatatagcactgaagcaacttacgaacaaattcaccttacgaacgatcgtccggaacgtaactcgttcgtaaggtggggagcgtctgtactgtaaaaagtgtgatcttgatttgtgttggtcatttctctgccactagatggtataattgcgtttgtaagagtgacagctcagtgcacttttcttttcatatctAAGTGCTATCTAATCTAtaccatgaagtaacttgttaaattctgcacatttttaaaattgtaaaatacaacttgaccccagtctccacaaatatatgcattattattaaacgtATTCCTGCCAAGGGGATATGGATATGCTGCTTAATCATAgatagctaaaaaaaagaaagaaaaaaaagaagatataaTCAAGCTAGTGGCTTGGCTTGCACTCATTTAatcatgttttattgtaataaagATGAGTGCGTATAATTATTATGGTAAAATTCTTGTGTAACTTGTGAGAAGATTGAGAAGGGCAGGGAGGCAAGCATCAAGGCTAAGGTCGGGCCGTTCTGAACTTCATGTGCAAAAAGTTAAAAGCctatttgttaaaaatgaaacgTTTGTGTATAAATGGCTGGCAAGCGAACAGAGGAAGCGTCTGACATCATCAACTGGAATTCGCCCACCTTCTGCATCTGAACAGCAACGAGAAGGAGCTCTGGGCCGATCAGACAAAGACAACGCCTCACTTCTGATTTGAAAAAGTGTATGAGAAGGGTCCAGGAGTAGATACCCTTTGTCATCTTTGCTAGAGACTAAATAGGCGTAGATATTGACCCAGAGCTCTGTAATGTATAGACGACGACTCTGTCTGGAAATAAATTGACTTGCTATTAATTTGTTGTAATAGTAGTTCTTTCACAAAAATGAACACACGTGAAACCTAGAGATAATTTTTAAACATGGGTTCCttcactgctaaattttgacgtgaacGTGTCGGCTgcaagtacaggctttccaagtaaggggttaaaaaaaattgtggcgttaaaggaactttaaatgaactcaaaatgaacacactaattttgacacccctggtaacGACCGGTCAAAGCGAGTCACCAAAATGGCTGTCAGACCTTGGACTTGCTGTGTCGAATGAGAGCAGAAAGCAGCCTGTTGGACTCGCCCATCACCCCGGCGTGATCTTTGGCTTCACACCACTCCACCAGCCGCTCCACCAGTTTCCCGTTGGTCCCAAGCTGGTCCGCTGCTTCCACTGAAACCAATGAGCCACATTCAGTGCGTTTGCATGACCGTCCGTGTATTCTGTTTTGACACCAAACACGGTTTCCCCAATATATCACCCGTTATCTTATACGTGTTACTGAAAATCTGCAGTTTACAGcaatcttctttcttttttttacattctttccCAGCTTTTTATATTATAATGACCAGCAAACATGGTCTGTCTTTATGGTGGATTTTCACCAACTGCGGGAGGGTTTGCAACATATCACCCGGTGATAATCAAGGTCTTACTGTATTGCATGAGACTTTCACCTTGCGTGTCGATGAGCATGCGTAAAGTCCCCAGGAGCTTAAACTGGACCGGCGGCATCTCGGACTGCAAGAACTTCAACACCACATCTGCCACTCCAGCTGACAGCATCTTGGATTTGTTCACAACTGGTAGGACATGACACAATGTGATCACGGTGGAATCTTGGCCCTCAAGTGCACCAGagagtgtgtccaaacttttgattggtagtacagacgctcccctacttacgaacattcgagttacgaacaacggtacatacgaacatgtctgcgcgcatgcgcgcatgtcaaaaaatgttcggaaagagatgctgtaagttcgattttttattgcgcacctttttccgagtactgtagtgcttctttccgccgctaataccgccgcttggcgctgtgagagctcacccagcattggaggctcagcaacgtgtcgaggaggaggaagaagaagaaacgcctgtcgctcatagataaagccatcgcactcttcgagcagcaagacccaaatattgaacgttgcacaaaggttgcaaatcaattgaatgatgccatacagtgctaccgcatcatttatgatgaaaaaagaagaaaactgtgcaatcgtagttagatcgcttctttcggccagtttctagtaaatcctccaaggaagatactcatcaaccctcatcttcttctcctcgaccctcaacttcttcctacattgaagttacggaggaggaagtaacttttgaagcccattccagcgacgacgaagaacctctcatgatataaaatcctcctcttcctcctcctccatcaaatccttaagcatcgagtacatcttccaaaagtaagttaaacttcattttatttatcttattacgtacatgtacatactgtgtgtgtctctcgctctctctctctaacatacgtagtacagtactgtacgtattctctttaaacataaattataatacaaaatatagcactgaagcaacttacgaacaaattcactttacgaacgatcgctcggaacgtaactcgttcgtaagttggggagcgtctgtatactgtatatcaagACTCCACCCACCAGGTATGGCCAGGTTCCGAAGAGCACTGAGAGCTGCGTGTTGAACTGTGACATTGCCTTCGTCAATGTGCCGATCCAACAGTTCCAAAAGCTTCTGTACGATACCAGTGTCTACCATGTGGATGCAGTTGCCatctgtccaaaaaaaaaatttttttttttaatccaaaatggATTTGGGGGTTGAATTATCAACATGATTGAACAAACCGCCATCTTATTGAGTCGTACCATTGCGGGCAAAATTCGCAATGGCAAGCGCACCAGCCAGTTGCAACTGGTGGTTGTGCGATGGGATCCAGGAAAGGACCCTCTGGAAGACACTGCCCTTCCCTCCCTCAAACAGCTTCTGCATGGACTCGTCTGCACGGACAGTCAAGAATTACTAACAGGGGTGGAGCTGGAATGCGGTTGCAAAAGTGGCGATTTACCTCCGAGCAGCAGGAGCACCATGAGGTCGGAGGCCGTCTTCAGCTGGGCCACGTCCTCCTCACGCTTGCCGTCCACGGTTTGGCCCACCACCTCCAGGAGACATTCCACCAAGCCCGCCTCGACCATCTGCAACTTTATCACATCTGGACGACAGCGAAGGCAACGATGAGTCAGGAATCGTATCGAGATGTGCAACATGTACCGATACGGGTATcagtattgggccgataccccATCACTGGCATTGATAGATGCAGTAAATAAGTGAACATTTTCGGACCAATCAAGTAAAATTGGAAAGCtttttttcattgtgtatgatttataaaaaaaataattaacacacacaaatggcACATTACCATTCTCTGCAAGGGGAGCCAGAACCTCAAatatcatttctttcttttcatgcTCCACTTGCTTCTGGAAAAGGCGCACCAACTCCTCGGCAATGTTGGTGGAGGCAAACTGCTCTTTGCTAGACTCTGACGAGACAACGGGAATCACATCACAAATCGCAAAGGACGTCGTCTCCTCGTAGCATGACATCAGCTTAGTTTAGAACAGGCAGTAAGGCTTGGCATCTTAATTTGTCTGAGAGATTGTTTATTaggttatattattatttaatttatttaatttaatatttaatatttaatttaatttatttggttATTATAAGTAGGTGCTGCTGTCAGTCATTTTGCCataaagcggccattttagggttaTAATAATTTCACCACTTCCAGTTACTTCAAAAGCAATCTTGAGGTTTTATCTGAATACAATCAAGTTTGAACTACATATCCGGTACAGATGGATTGCCACAAAATTGCAAAGGATTTGGGTTTTCTTTATTGCATGTGGGCTGAGAAGCTAAACTCACCGAGCTCGGCTAAATTCCCAAAGGCGATGAGGCACATTTCTGTCAGGGCAGCGTTGTGGGAATGGATGCCGAGCAGCTTCACCAGAGTGGGGATCACACCCATGCTGATCAGCTGGCCTTGTAGAGAATCTAAAGAGGGGGAGGGGCGGGTGTAGTTGGGAACGTAGAATCAGACAGACATTGGTGAAGCACGCCATTCGAGACTGTGTCCACCAAAGGGCCCCAAATTTGTCGCAGGTCCATTTTTATTGGCTCGCGAGTAGTATGCGGTATGTTATCGTTAGTTTCTGTAGCTTATAAGTCGCTCTAATTTTCAGAGATAAAGCTGGAAAAATAGCAGAGCATGGCAGAAAGGAGAAGAATGAAAAATCCCTcgtgttttagtttttttttttttttttttgcgtacagGAGAACACCGGCGTATTAGATGACAGTTGATCTGACGGTCATTACCATTATCATTGCTATAGTTCATCAGCATGCCACAAAAGACTGTCAAGAGCTTCTCATTTTCCGGCTCTGTATTTTGGGAGAGGGTTTTAATGTGTTCAGCTACTATCTGAGCCCCTCCTGCCAGGTCAACTGCACTCCTGCCCTCATCTGCAAAACAAAAGAGGCCGGGACACAAATCAaccacaaagaaaagaaaaagaaggaaaagaagCACTGTTCTATACATTATCCCTGCAGCGTAATACAGTCAACCAAAAATGTAGACAACAAATCTAAAGAAATGTGTCGAAGAATACATTcttttgttaatttaaagtcctggcaatacgttttttttttatatatatatatattttttttaaatcactagtGACGATAAGCAgcgcagaaaatggatggacgtaTCGGATCCTTATCAATTTAAATGTTGATAAGATTTTTAGGATGGACACCTTAGATGATGTGCTCATTTTGCCCGGCTTGTACAAACAAAGACCTAACGTCTGCAGGTTATAAATTTTTGAGATTAAATGTGCATTGTGCACcattgttgattttaaatgctaatgttagaAATATATAGGACATGTGAATGCTTATATAAGAAACGAATTAAGGCTCAGCAATTTTGTCTTTCTCCACCACCATTACACAGCAAAAGAATGAGGGCCATGCTCCTTTACACGCCCACCATTGACAGCATAATCAAGCCCCccgcacccaaaaaaaaaccgtCACTTCCCACTGAATTTCCATAGATGAGCAAGCCTTTCAGCACGGAAAACGCCAGAAACGACAACTGGTATTTAAAACTTGACAACAGGCTGTGCtgtggcaattaaaaaaaaaaaaatccgctacCATCGAGGATGCTGTCCGATGCACGCCATTTGTATTTCCAGGAAACATACTACGTTTGAATGTTTTGATGCAGATTGACTCATAAAGACTGCGTTACTAAAGGGCTCTGCTGTTTTCCCCAGCAAATGTCACATTCCAAAGCGCGCAATGTTGCCAACCTGTTGGGCCCTGAAATCCAAAACCAGCATCAGGCAGGCCCTTTATGAGTCCGCGTTCATACAGCAGAGCTACTTACGGCTGTCGTAACAGATGTTGCCAAGAGCCCGGCCCGTCTGCAGGAGAAGCTCCTGATCGGTGGAGTTCAACAGCTGAATGAGCGGAGGGATGAGGCCGGCTTCCACACAGGGACTCCGCATGAACTCTAGGGAGGAAAGCACTATCAATGAATGCAGTCATACACCAGGGTGGTTTAAACTGAGTGTCACCCAATCTGTCGACTAGACGTGGTTCAAAAGAActataaaatggctgcttcaaaacaaaatggttgaCTACCTATGCCCCTTTACCTTGGAGATGGACCCTCACCATTTTTGGCCACCTCTGCTATGATATTGGCGACTTTAGGAGTGCAGGATGACTGGGGGCTTAGCAGGGTGGAGAGCAGGGGAAGAATGGCCATCTCCTGGATCTTCACACTGGCCTCTGTGTCTggaccaaacacacacagttaACAGGATCACCAGATCTCGGGCGAACGCATTTAGAAGCGTACATACTGTTGTTGACTAGCGCTTTTAGCAGGCAGTCCAGGCAGCTCTCCACGCTGTCCGAGGCGCTGTCTGTGGACGCTAGTTTTAGCTTCGCCAAGGAGTCACTCAGGTTGTCTGGAAGCAAAAAATATTCCGTTGAGAGTTGGCTGCGATTCTTACCACATAGCGCACTGCCTGCAGTGCAGAAAGGGCATCTGTAAAGCTCATgtgaaaatgttattatatGTAGAAAATTTAGATGAAAAATACTGTAGTATAGGCAGTTTTATCCTAATacatatgatattgaaatgtatacacTACGTAAAGTAGTGTTTTGAGATCCGAGATTTTTGTTCCCTATCTAATTCAACACACTCATCTTTTATCGTTGAAATGACTGGAAATTAATCAGAAAAGCACTCCAAAGCAAGGGTACCAAGAGGGATCCATCCGGCTGCCGCCAAGTCATACCATATTTATATTGCACTTTCCAACAATACATGTGCAAGGGTGAGTCGCCAACTGTAATTTGCTTGTCCAGTTCAGTCAAATTGCTTAGTGTGCGGCAGGACATAGAGGCTGATTAGACAAATAAATCGAACGTCCACATACGGGAAGCAGTTCAGCCAAGAGAAACCCTCTGAAATGAGGAATTGGGAAGATGTGATTAATGCATGGATcaaatattacaatttacaTTCAAAACGTAGGTCAGTGCTTGTGAAAGTGTTTCTGCAGGCAGTTCTGTGCTGGTCCTGACTAGCGGGTCATACGTGGCCCTACTTTGCCGAGCCCTGACCTAAATGAAGAAGGAAATGTTCCAGCGGAGTAATATGCAACCGGACTGCGTTGCGTAACAGCTGTAAAAGATGGAGGAGTGCCATCTGCACCATCAACAGCGCAGCCGGCGGTGCCATTTCGGAGGATGGAGCCCACACCCAAGCCTCCCGAGAAGCAGGACACTATTTACTGCCGTTGCAATGCAGCATCCTAATCCCACACACAAGATACCCCGCCCGCAAAGGCTCCCCCCACACATCGTTAATAACATAGCAACTGTGATAGCGTcattatgtat
Protein-coding sequences here:
- the rap1gds1 gene encoding rap1 GTPase-GDP dissociation stimulator 1 isoform X1, producing the protein MDNLSDSLAKLKLASTDSASDSVESCLDCLLKALVNNNTEASVKIQEMAILPLLSTLLSPQSSCTPKVANIIAEVAKNEFMRSPCVEAGLIPPLIQLLNSTDQELLLQTGRALGNICYDSHEGRSAVDLAGGAQIVAEHIKTLSQNTEPENEKLLTVFCGMLMNYSNDNDSLQGQLISMGVIPTLVKLLGIHSHNAALTEMCLIAFGNLAELESSKEQFASTNIAEELVRLFQKQVEHEKKEMIFEVLAPLAENDVIKLQMVEAGLVECLLEVVGQTVDGKREEDVAQLKTASDLMVLLLLGDESMQKLFEGGKGSVFQRVLSWIPSHNHQLQLAGALAIANFARNDGNCIHMVDTGIVQKLLELLDRHIDEGNVTVQHAALSALRNLAIPVVNKSKMLSAGVADVVLKFLQSEMPPVQFKLLGTLRMLIDTQVEAADQLGTNGKLVERLVEWCEAKDHAGVMGESNRLLSALIRHSKSKEVIRTVIQGGGVKHLVTMATSEHMIMQNEALVALGLIAALDLVAAEKDFVGANLVAVLHKLLSDERSAPEIKYNSMILICAVMGSEPLHKEVQSRAFIDVVSKLRSHENKTVSHQASLTEQRLTAQS
- the rap1gds1 gene encoding rap1 GTPase-GDP dissociation stimulator 1 isoform X2 translates to MDNLSDSLAKLKLASTDSASDSVESCLDCLLKALVNNNTEASVKIQEMAILPLLSTLLSPQSSCTPKVANIIAEVAKNEFMRSPCVEAGLIPPLIQLLNSTDQELLLQTGRALGNICYDSHSLQGQLISMGVIPTLVKLLGIHSHNAALTEMCLIAFGNLAELESSKEQFASTNIAEELVRLFQKQVEHEKKEMIFEVLAPLAENDVIKLQMVEAGLVECLLEVVGQTVDGKREEDVAQLKTASDLMVLLLLGDESMQKLFEGGKGSVFQRVLSWIPSHNHQLQLAGALAIANFARNDGNCIHMVDTGIVQKLLELLDRHIDEGNVTVQHAALSALRNLAIPVVNKSKMLSAGVADVVLKFLQSEMPPVQFKLLGTLRMLIDTQVEAADQLGTNGKLVERLVEWCEAKDHAGVMGESNRLLSALIRHSKSKEVIRTVIQGGGVKHLVTMATSEHMIMQNEALVALGLIAALDLVAAEKDFVGANLVAVLHKLLSDERSAPEIKYNSMILICAVMGSEPLHKEVQSRAFIDVVSKLRSHENKTVSHQASLTEQRLTAQS